In one Umezawaea sp. Da 62-37 genomic region, the following are encoded:
- the hrcA gene encoding heat-inducible transcriptional repressor HrcA, producing MNADERRFEVLRAIVADYVSNQEPVGSKALVERHNLGVSSATVRNDMASLEEDGYIMQPHTSAGRVPTDKGYRLFVDRLSEIKPLSTAERKAIHSFLEDALDLDDVLRRSVRLLAQLTRQVAVIQYPVLSGSNVRHLEVLRITPARLMLVLITDTGRVDQRSVDLGDVITEDNVARLRAMLNAAMVGRRLSEASVKVAELPDQSPGDLRAVMIRISTVLIESLVEHPEERLVLGGTANLTRNVADFPGSLRQVLEALEEQVVVLKLLAAARDPGTILVRIGEENEAAEMRSTSVVSIGYGSHDNLLGGMGVVGPTRMDYPGTMAAVRAVATYVGEILTAR from the coding sequence GTGAACGCCGATGAACGCCGGTTCGAGGTGCTGCGCGCGATCGTCGCCGACTACGTGTCCAACCAGGAGCCGGTCGGCTCGAAGGCCCTGGTCGAGCGGCACAACCTCGGGGTCTCCAGCGCGACGGTCCGCAACGACATGGCGTCGCTGGAGGAGGACGGCTACATCATGCAGCCGCACACCAGCGCGGGCCGGGTGCCGACGGACAAGGGGTACCGGCTGTTCGTCGACCGGCTCAGCGAGATCAAGCCGCTCTCGACCGCCGAGCGCAAGGCCATCCACAGCTTCCTGGAGGACGCGCTCGACCTGGACGACGTGCTGCGCCGCAGCGTCCGGCTGCTGGCCCAGTTGACCCGCCAGGTCGCCGTCATCCAGTACCCGGTGCTCAGCGGGTCGAACGTGCGGCACCTGGAGGTGCTCAGGATCACGCCGGCCAGGCTGATGCTGGTGCTGATCACCGACACCGGCCGCGTCGACCAGCGCTCGGTCGACCTCGGCGACGTGATCACCGAGGACAACGTGGCCAGGCTGCGGGCGATGCTCAACGCGGCCATGGTCGGCAGGCGGCTGTCCGAGGCGTCGGTCAAGGTCGCCGAACTGCCCGACCAGTCGCCCGGCGACCTGCGCGCGGTGATGATCCGGATCAGCACGGTGCTCATCGAGTCGCTCGTCGAGCACCCCGAGGAGCGCCTGGTGCTGGGCGGCACCGCGAACCTCACCCGCAACGTGGCAGACTTCCCCGGCTCGCTCCGCCAGGTGCTGGAAGCGCTGGAGGAGCAGGTCGTGGTGCTCAAGCTGCTCGCCGCCGCGCGCGATCCGGGAACGATCCTGGTGCGCATCGGCGAGGAGAACGAAGCCGCGGAGATGCGCAGCACCTCGGTGGTGTCCATCGGCTACGGCAGCCATGACAACCTGCTCGGGGGCATGGGTGTCGTGGGCCCGACCCGGATGGACTACCCGGGCACCATGGCGGCCGTTCGCGCGGTCGCCACCTACGTCGGGGAGATCCTGACCGCGCGCTGA
- the dnaJ gene encoding molecular chaperone DnaJ, giving the protein MARDYYGTLGVGKNATPEEIKRAYRKLARQLHPDVNPDAEAEFKEVTAAYEVLSDPKKRQVVDLGGDPLESGGRGGGGGGMGGDPFSGFGLGDIMDAFFGANSAGGGRGPRSRTQPGSDALIRLDMTLEECAAGTNRELTVDTAVLCDRCHGGGCADGTSPIKCDTCGGRGEVQSVQRSFLGQVVTARPCPVCRGFGEVIPDPCGQCGGDGRVRSRRTINVQIPPGVAEGMRVRLAGQGEVGSGGGPAGDLYVEIEEQQHDVFERDGSELHCVVRIPMTAAALGAVLPLSTLDGEEELDIEPGTQPNTELLLTGRGMPRLRSNGRVDGRGDLHVHLEVVVPTKLDARQTELLRELATERGEEEPTLAHNGKSGGGLFSRLRSGRGNR; this is encoded by the coding sequence GTGGCGAGGGATTACTACGGCACGCTCGGGGTCGGGAAGAACGCGACCCCGGAGGAGATCAAGCGCGCCTACCGCAAGCTCGCGAGGCAACTGCACCCGGACGTGAACCCGGACGCGGAAGCCGAGTTCAAGGAGGTGACCGCCGCCTACGAGGTCCTCTCGGACCCGAAGAAGAGGCAGGTCGTCGACCTGGGCGGCGACCCGCTGGAGTCGGGCGGCCGCGGCGGTGGCGGTGGCGGGATGGGCGGAGACCCGTTCTCGGGCTTCGGCCTCGGCGACATCATGGACGCGTTCTTCGGCGCCAACAGCGCGGGTGGCGGCCGTGGTCCGCGCAGCCGCACGCAGCCCGGCTCGGACGCGCTGATCCGGCTGGACATGACGCTGGAGGAGTGCGCCGCGGGGACGAACCGCGAGCTGACCGTGGACACGGCCGTGCTGTGCGACCGCTGCCACGGCGGCGGCTGCGCCGACGGCACGTCGCCGATCAAGTGCGACACCTGCGGCGGTCGCGGCGAGGTCCAGTCCGTGCAGCGCTCGTTCCTCGGCCAGGTCGTGACGGCCCGCCCGTGCCCGGTCTGCCGCGGTTTCGGCGAGGTCATCCCCGACCCGTGCGGCCAGTGCGGCGGCGACGGCAGGGTGCGCTCGCGCCGGACCATCAACGTGCAGATCCCGCCCGGTGTCGCCGAGGGCATGCGCGTGCGCCTCGCGGGCCAGGGCGAGGTCGGCTCCGGCGGCGGTCCCGCGGGCGACCTCTACGTGGAGATCGAGGAGCAGCAGCACGACGTGTTCGAGCGCGACGGCTCGGAACTGCACTGCGTGGTGCGGATCCCGATGACCGCCGCGGCGCTCGGCGCCGTGCTCCCGCTCTCGACGCTCGACGGCGAGGAGGAGCTGGACATCGAGCCCGGCACCCAGCCCAACACCGAGCTGCTGCTGACCGGTCGGGGCATGCCCCGGCTGCGGTCCAACGGCCGCGTGGACGGCCGCGGCGACCTGCACGTGCACCTGGAGGTCGTGGTGCCGACGAAGCTCGACGCCCGGCAGACCGAGCTGCTGCGCGAGCTGGCCACCGAGCGTGGCGAGGAAGAGCCCACGCTGGCGCACAACGGCAAGAGCGGCGGCGGTCTGTTCTCCCGCCTGCGCTCCGGCCGCGGCAACCGGTGA
- a CDS encoding 16S rRNA (uracil(1498)-N(3))-methyltransferase produces MTLPVFLVEALPTGGSAVLDGPEGRHAATVRRLRAGEELVLSDGSGAQVRCVVDEVVGKDTLRLTAVERWVVPDPTPRVVLAQALVKGDRGELAVELATEAGVDGVVPWRAARCVTKWEEGPRGAKALARWRSTAREAAKQARRARVPSVDEPVGTPALARLVSSSALTLVLHESADTPLTRIPLPADGDVLLVVGPEGGITDQELAALADAGARVVRLGPAVLRASTAAAVALGALGVLTGRWE; encoded by the coding sequence GTGACCCTGCCGGTCTTCCTCGTCGAGGCGCTGCCCACCGGCGGCAGCGCCGTGCTGGACGGCCCGGAAGGCAGGCACGCCGCCACCGTGCGGCGGCTGCGCGCGGGGGAGGAGCTGGTGCTCTCCGACGGCTCCGGCGCCCAGGTGCGCTGCGTGGTCGACGAGGTGGTCGGGAAGGACACCCTGCGCCTGACCGCGGTCGAGCGCTGGGTGGTGCCCGACCCGACCCCGCGCGTCGTGCTCGCCCAGGCACTGGTGAAGGGCGACCGCGGCGAGCTGGCCGTGGAACTGGCCACCGAGGCGGGCGTCGACGGCGTGGTGCCGTGGCGCGCGGCCCGCTGCGTGACCAAGTGGGAAGAGGGCCCGCGCGGCGCCAAGGCGCTCGCCCGCTGGCGCAGCACCGCGCGCGAGGCGGCCAAGCAGGCCCGCCGCGCCCGCGTGCCGTCCGTGGACGAGCCGGTCGGCACGCCCGCGCTGGCCCGGCTGGTGTCGTCCTCCGCGCTCACCCTCGTGCTGCACGAGTCGGCGGACACGCCCCTCACCAGGATCCCGCTGCCCGCCGACGGCGACGTCCTGCTCGTCGTCGGCCCCGAGGGCGGCATCACCGACCAGGAACTCGCGGCGCTCGCGGATGCCGGTGCGCGAGTAGTCCGACTGGGCCCCGCGGTGTTGCGCGCATCTACCGCTGCCGCTGTGGCATTGGGAGCACTCGGTGTACTGACTGGTCGCTGGGAGTGA
- a CDS encoding prolyl oligopeptidase family serine peptidase, with product MDRIAYGDHPSQFAELSVPVGADPVPVVVVIHGGFWMQQYDLELGRPLAADLVAHGVAAYNVEYRRLGGDGGWPATGDDVLAALDALDDPRLDLGAVVTLGHSAGGHLAVWAAARHDLVTGAVSQAGVLDLAAHPRSAQLLGPDPDYADASPIEQIPVGVPVVCVHGTDDVNVPIAQSEAFQAASGCELVRLDGVGHMELVDVTTPAWKACRDAALRLAGR from the coding sequence ATGGACCGCATCGCCTACGGGGACCACCCGAGTCAGTTCGCCGAACTCTCCGTCCCCGTCGGCGCGGACCCAGTGCCCGTGGTCGTCGTCATCCACGGCGGCTTCTGGATGCAGCAGTACGACCTGGAACTCGGTCGCCCCCTCGCCGCGGACCTCGTCGCGCACGGCGTGGCGGCCTACAACGTCGAGTACCGCAGGCTCGGCGGCGACGGCGGCTGGCCCGCCACCGGCGACGACGTGCTGGCCGCGCTCGACGCCCTCGACGACCCCCGCCTGGACCTCGGGGCGGTGGTCACCCTCGGCCACTCCGCGGGCGGCCACCTCGCCGTCTGGGCGGCGGCCAGGCACGACCTGGTCACCGGGGCCGTCTCCCAGGCGGGCGTCCTCGACCTGGCCGCCCACCCCAGGTCCGCCCAACTGCTCGGCCCGGACCCCGACTACGCCGACGCCTCACCGATCGAGCAGATCCCGGTCGGCGTCCCCGTGGTCTGCGTGCACGGCACCGACGACGTGAACGTCCCCATCGCCCAGAGCGAGGCGTTCCAGGCCGCTTCGGGCTGCGAACTCGTGCGCCTGGACGGCGTGGGGCACATGGAACTGGTCGACGTCACCACTCCCGCCTGGAAGGCCTGCCGGGACGCGGCGCTGCGCCTCGCGGGCCGGTAA
- a CDS encoding histidine triad nucleotide-binding protein, with protein MSDDCLFCRIVAGEIPATVVLETKTILAFRDIAPQAPTHVVLVPKLHEPNAVALAERAPGELADLFVAAGDVAESEGIADSGFRLLFNTGADAGQTVFHAHLHLLGGKPLGHLA; from the coding sequence ATGTCAGACGACTGCCTGTTCTGCCGCATCGTCGCCGGTGAGATCCCCGCGACCGTCGTGCTGGAGACCAAGACCATCCTCGCGTTCCGCGACATCGCCCCCCAGGCGCCGACCCACGTCGTGCTCGTGCCCAAGCTGCACGAACCGAACGCCGTCGCACTGGCCGAACGCGCGCCCGGCGAACTCGCGGACCTCTTCGTCGCCGCCGGTGACGTCGCCGAGTCCGAGGGCATCGCCGACAGCGGCTTCCGCTTGCTCTTCAACACCGGAGCGGACGCGGGCCAGACCGTCTTCCACGCCCACCTGCACCTGCTCGGCGGCAAACCCCTCGGCCACCTCGCCTGA
- a CDS encoding GNAT family N-acetyltransferase translates to MDIDPTPRTLTHGHLPDCLALARDRGWATEERKWAFLLDNGTGYGFFDDSGALVGSTIVTRYSGQHAALSMVLVASAHAGRGLGRRLVEHALANADCPVVSLHATALGRPLYEKLGFRAVDRLVTHFGPFRDAALSGTTRSALHADLPRVVATDAEVFGADRGVLWKDYFRLADQVRIGPSGGFAAAWRTVGSLALGPVVADSVDEAKALVTDLAAGAEGALQVSAYHPELADWLVERGLERRSGVDLMVLGGDVGGDRTRLYVPMMQALG, encoded by the coding sequence GTGGACATCGATCCGACGCCTCGCACGCTCACCCACGGACACCTGCCCGACTGCCTGGCGCTGGCACGGGACAGGGGGTGGGCCACCGAAGAGCGCAAGTGGGCGTTCCTGCTGGACAACGGCACCGGGTACGGCTTCTTCGACGACTCGGGCGCGCTGGTGGGGAGCACGATCGTCACCCGGTACTCGGGGCAGCACGCGGCTCTCAGCATGGTGCTGGTGGCTTCCGCCCACGCGGGGCGCGGGCTGGGTCGGAGGCTGGTCGAGCACGCCCTGGCCAACGCGGACTGCCCGGTGGTGTCGCTGCACGCCACAGCCTTGGGGAGGCCGTTGTACGAGAAGCTGGGGTTCCGGGCGGTGGACCGGCTCGTGACGCACTTCGGTCCGTTCCGGGACGCCGCGCTGTCGGGGACCACCCGGTCCGCCCTGCACGCGGACCTGCCGCGGGTGGTGGCGACGGACGCCGAGGTGTTCGGCGCGGATCGCGGGGTCCTGTGGAAGGACTACTTCCGGCTGGCGGACCAGGTGCGGATCGGGCCGTCGGGTGGGTTCGCGGCGGCGTGGCGGACCGTCGGCAGCCTGGCTTTGGGACCGGTCGTGGCCGACTCGGTCGACGAGGCCAAGGCCCTGGTCACGGACCTGGCGGCAGGCGCGGAGGGCGCCTTGCAGGTGAGCGCCTACCACCCGGAACTGGCCGACTGGCTGGTGGAGCGCGGGTTGGAGCGCCGCAGCGGGGTCGACCTGATGGTGCTCGGCGGTGACGTGGGCGGTGACCGGACGCGGTTGTACGTGCCGATGATGCAGGCGTTGGGCTGA
- a CDS encoding PhoH family protein yields the protein MTAAAAPSNGTRKSSSAGQAPTYAQSKIAVPDEAVLALLGSRDENLLLAEDLLDADVHVRGNEITLSGEPAEVGFAERVFSELIQLASRGQQVGQDTVRRTILMLSANTTESPAEVFSLDIVSRKGRTIRPKTLNQKHYVDAIDANTIVFGIGPAGTGKTYLAVAKAVQALQAKQVSRIILTRPAVEAGERLGFLPGTLNDKIDPYLRPLYDALHDMVDPESIPRLMQAGTIEVAPLAYMRGRTLNDAFIILDEAQNTTPEQMKMFLTRLGFGSKIVVTGDITQIDLPGGQRSGLRVVREILEGVEDVNFSALSSSDVVRHRLVGDIVDAYEKWQVVQDNADLHGRQGGPGARRGEQRRGR from the coding sequence GTGACCGCTGCGGCGGCCCCCTCCAACGGGACCAGGAAGTCGTCGTCGGCCGGCCAGGCCCCGACCTACGCACAATCGAAGATCGCCGTGCCGGACGAGGCGGTGCTCGCGCTGCTCGGTTCGCGCGACGAGAACCTGCTCCTCGCCGAGGATCTGCTCGACGCGGACGTGCACGTGCGGGGCAACGAGATCACGCTGTCCGGCGAGCCCGCCGAGGTGGGCTTCGCGGAGCGGGTGTTCTCCGAGCTGATCCAGCTCGCGAGCCGCGGCCAGCAGGTCGGCCAGGACACGGTCCGCCGCACGATCCTGATGCTGTCGGCGAACACGACGGAGTCGCCCGCGGAGGTGTTCAGCCTCGACATCGTGTCCCGCAAGGGCCGCACGATCAGGCCGAAGACGCTGAACCAGAAGCACTACGTCGACGCGATCGACGCCAACACCATCGTCTTCGGCATCGGCCCCGCCGGTACCGGCAAGACGTACCTGGCGGTGGCGAAGGCCGTGCAGGCGCTGCAGGCCAAGCAGGTCAGCCGCATCATCCTGACCAGGCCCGCGGTCGAGGCCGGGGAGCGGCTCGGCTTCCTGCCGGGCACGCTGAACGACAAGATCGACCCGTACCTGCGGCCGCTGTACGACGCGCTGCACGACATGGTCGACCCCGAGTCGATCCCGCGGCTGATGCAGGCGGGCACGATCGAGGTCGCGCCGCTGGCCTACATGCGTGGTAGAACGCTTAATGACGCGTTCATCATCCTGGACGAGGCGCAGAACACCACGCCCGAGCAGATGAAGATGTTCCTGACCAGGCTCGGCTTCGGTTCCAAGATCGTCGTCACGGGCGACATCACCCAGATCGACCTCCCCGGCGGCCAGCGCAGCGGTCTGCGGGTCGTCCGGGAGATCCTGGAGGGTGTCGAGGACGTCAACTTCTCGGCCCTGAGCAGCAGTGACGTGGTCCGGCACCGGCTGGTCGGCGACATCGTCGACGCGTATGAGAAGTGGCAGGTCGTGCAGGACAACGCGGACCTGCACGGGCGCCAGGGTGGACCCGGTGCGCGGCGGGGTGAGCAGCGCCGGGGACGATGA
- the ybeY gene encoding rRNA maturation RNase YbeY encodes MSIEIANESGVVVDEPSIVSAARFALDRMGVSPLAELSVLLVELDVMADLHERWMDLPGPTDVMAFPMDELDSARRPDAAGLGPALLGDIVLCPAFAKDQAKTAGHGLIDELHLLTVHGVLHLLGYDHAEPAEEREMFTLQNRILADFRSATVEAERLAVQRASDSKLLGAVGLEHSDQPEPVDPGA; translated from the coding sequence GTGAGCATCGAGATTGCCAACGAGTCCGGGGTCGTGGTCGACGAGCCGTCGATCGTCTCGGCCGCCCGGTTCGCCCTCGACCGGATGGGCGTGAGCCCGCTGGCCGAGCTGTCCGTCCTGCTGGTCGAACTGGACGTGATGGCGGACCTGCACGAGCGCTGGATGGACCTGCCCGGTCCCACGGACGTGATGGCGTTCCCCATGGACGAGCTGGACTCGGCCCGCCGCCCCGACGCGGCAGGGCTGGGTCCGGCGCTGCTCGGCGACATCGTGCTGTGCCCCGCGTTCGCCAAGGACCAGGCGAAGACGGCGGGCCACGGCCTGATCGACGAGCTGCACCTGCTGACAGTGCACGGTGTGCTGCACCTGCTCGGGTACGACCACGCGGAACCCGCCGAGGAGCGGGAGATGTTCACGCTGCAGAACCGGATCCTCGCGGACTTCCGGTCCGCGACGGTCGAGGCCGAGCGCCTCGCCGTGCAGCGGGCGTCGGACTCCAAGCTGCTCGGCGCCGTCGGCCTCGAGCACTCGGACCAGCCCGAACCCGTCGATCCCGGCGCCTGA
- a CDS encoding hemolysin family protein, translating to MTTSSASLIILAVVLVLAAGLFAAADAALGTVSRARVEGLQRQGRTGARQLLQVLTDRPRHVNLLLLLRLACELSATVLVTVVCLRLVSPPWLAVVTAGLSMLVVSYVLVGVGPRTIGRQHPYAVGLAAAAPIRVLGRVLGPLSRLLILVGNAITPGKGFREGPFSSEVELRELVDMAQERGVVDEGEREMIHSVFELGDTIAREVMVPRTEIVWIEQAKSLRQALALSLRTGYTRVPVIGESVDDIVGVVNLKDLVRATFTDEVDGATVGGMMKPATFIPDSKPLADLLREMQLSRTHLAIVIDEYGGTAGLLTIEDIIEEIVGEITDESDTDDRPPVEHLADGAVRVSARLPVDDLDALFGTELDEHEVETVGGLLAQRLGRVPLPGTEAEIAGLRMRAEGGKDERGRMRITTVLVRPVAIPEPVEDKEREDHRG from the coding sequence GTGACCACGAGTTCCGCCAGCCTGATCATCCTGGCCGTGGTGCTGGTGCTGGCCGCGGGGCTGTTCGCCGCGGCCGACGCGGCGCTCGGCACGGTGTCGCGCGCCCGCGTCGAGGGGTTGCAGCGGCAGGGCCGCACCGGCGCGCGCCAGCTCCTCCAGGTGCTGACCGACCGGCCGCGGCACGTCAACCTGCTGCTCCTGCTCCGGCTGGCCTGCGAGCTGTCGGCCACGGTGCTGGTCACGGTCGTGTGCCTGCGGCTGGTGTCCCCGCCGTGGCTCGCCGTCGTGACGGCGGGCCTGTCGATGCTCGTGGTGTCCTACGTGCTCGTCGGCGTCGGCCCGCGCACCATCGGCCGCCAGCACCCGTACGCCGTCGGCCTGGCCGCCGCCGCCCCGATCCGGGTGCTCGGCCGCGTGCTGGGCCCGTTGAGCAGGCTGCTGATCCTGGTCGGCAACGCGATCACGCCCGGCAAGGGCTTCCGCGAGGGCCCGTTCTCCTCGGAGGTCGAGCTGCGCGAGCTGGTCGACATGGCCCAGGAGCGCGGTGTCGTGGACGAGGGCGAGCGGGAGATGATCCACTCCGTCTTCGAGCTGGGCGACACCATCGCCCGCGAGGTGATGGTGCCGCGCACCGAGATCGTGTGGATCGAGCAGGCCAAGTCGCTGCGGCAGGCGCTCGCGCTGTCGCTGCGCACCGGGTACACCCGCGTGCCGGTGATCGGCGAGAGCGTCGACGACATCGTCGGCGTGGTCAACCTCAAGGACCTGGTGCGCGCCACGTTCACCGACGAGGTCGACGGCGCGACGGTCGGCGGGATGATGAAGCCCGCCACGTTCATCCCGGACTCGAAGCCGCTGGCCGACCTGCTGCGCGAGATGCAGCTGTCCCGCACGCACCTGGCCATCGTGATCGACGAGTACGGCGGCACCGCGGGCCTGCTGACCATCGAGGACATCATCGAGGAGATCGTCGGCGAGATCACCGACGAGTCCGACACCGACGACCGCCCGCCGGTCGAGCACCTCGCCGACGGCGCCGTCCGGGTCAGCGCCCGGCTGCCGGTCGACGACCTCGACGCGCTGTTCGGCACCGAGTTGGACGAGCACGAGGTCGAGACGGTCGGCGGTCTGCTGGCCCAGCGCCTCGGCCGCGTCCCCCTGCCGGGCACCGAGGCGGAGATCGCCGGTCTGCGGATGCGCGCCGAGGGCGGCAAGGACGAGCGGGGCCGCATGCGGATCACCACGGTGCTGGTGCGCCCGGTGGCCATCCCGGAACCGGTCGAGGACAAGGAACGCGAGGACCACCGTGGCTGA
- a CDS encoding cytidine deaminase — protein MAELDPEDQKIVTLARSVRARTGAAEGAAVRDTDGRTYAAATVSLPSLKLTALQAAVAAAVSSGAEGLEAAAVVTVADKVDADSVAAVRDLTATGPILRADASGTVVETV, from the coding sequence GTGGCTGAGCTGGACCCCGAAGACCAGAAGATCGTCACCCTGGCGCGGTCGGTGCGGGCCCGCACCGGCGCGGCCGAGGGCGCGGCCGTCCGCGACACCGACGGCCGCACCTACGCCGCCGCCACGGTTTCCTTGCCCTCGCTCAAGCTCACGGCCCTCCAGGCCGCCGTCGCCGCGGCCGTCTCCAGCGGCGCCGAGGGCTTGGAGGCCGCCGCTGTCGTGACGGTGGCGGACAAGGTCGACGCGGATTCGGTGGCGGCTGTCCGGGACCTGACCGCGACCGGCCCGATCCTGCGCGCTGACGCGTCTGGCACCGTGGTGGAGACGGTCTAG